From a region of the Zingiber officinale cultivar Zhangliang chromosome 10B, Zo_v1.1, whole genome shotgun sequence genome:
- the LOC122030560 gene encoding uncharacterized protein LOC122030560 isoform X2, translating to MGDHFALLADRLLTESTLGAAIESINHGSTTKIASSSIVEEETDSSPKKKFVEDGTSTGRLVECRICQDEDEDANMEIPCSCRGSLKYAHRKCVQKWCNEKGDTTCEICLQQFKPGYTAPPKLFLYGTSPMNFRGNWEISRQDTQNHQYMAITQTDNAYLRSNYNDYVTSHDRSIMYCRVVAATSILYMTSGIEQYWIPPCILLLLKIIAIVLPLCIMLSAVITFYQRRQQQEVHQDRVLESQMENGQLHSASDAVLF from the exons ATGGGAGACCATTTTGCGCTGCTGGCGGACCGTTTGCTGACCGAGTCAACCCTTGGAGCTGCTATCGAGAGTATAAACCACGGGTCAACCACAAAGATTGCTTCCTCGTCAATTGTGGAAGAAGAAACTGACTCTTCTCCTAAGAAGAAATTTGTTGAGGATGGCACGTCGACTGGTAGATTGGTTGAATGTCGAATTTGCCAGGATGAGGATGAGGACGCTAACATGGAGATCCCCTGTTCCTGTCGCGGAAGCTTAAAG TATGCTCACCGCAAATGTGTGCAGAAATGGTGTAATGAGAAAGGTGACACCACATGTGAGATATGTCTGCAG CAATTTAAACCAGGATATACTGCCCCTCCAAAGTTGTTTCTTTACGGGACTAGTCCTATGAATTTCAG AGGAAACTGGGAGATTTCAAGGCAGGATACCCAAAATCATCAGTATATGGCAATAACTCAAACTGATAATGCTTACCTTAGATCCAACTACAACGACTATGTCACTTCACATGATCGGAGCATTATGTATTGTCGCGTAGTTGCTGCTACA TCTATCCTTTATATGACAAGTGGAATTGAGCAGTATTGGATCCCACCTTGCATA CTGTTGCTGCTAAAGATTATTGCCATTGTATTACCATTATGCATTATGTTGAGTGCAGTTATCACATTCTACCAAAGGCGGCAACAGCAG GAAGTGCATCAAGATAGAGTTCTGGAGTCTCAAATGGAGAATGGGCAATTGCACTCTGCAAGTGATGCAGTCCTCTTTTGA
- the LOC122030560 gene encoding uncharacterized protein LOC122030560 isoform X1 produces the protein MGDHFALLADRLLTESTLGAAIESINHGSTTKIASSSIVEEETDSSPKKKFVEDGTSTGRLVECRICQDEDEDANMEIPCSCRGSLKYAHRKCVQKWCNEKGDTTCEICLQQFKPGYTAPPKLFLYGTSPMNFRGNWEISRQDTQNHQYMAITQTDNAYLRSNYNDYVTSHDRSIMYCRVVAATFMICLILHQSILYMTSGIEQYWIPPCILLLLKIIAIVLPLCIMLSAVITFYQRRQQQEVHQDRVLESQMENGQLHSASDAVLF, from the exons ATGGGAGACCATTTTGCGCTGCTGGCGGACCGTTTGCTGACCGAGTCAACCCTTGGAGCTGCTATCGAGAGTATAAACCACGGGTCAACCACAAAGATTGCTTCCTCGTCAATTGTGGAAGAAGAAACTGACTCTTCTCCTAAGAAGAAATTTGTTGAGGATGGCACGTCGACTGGTAGATTGGTTGAATGTCGAATTTGCCAGGATGAGGATGAGGACGCTAACATGGAGATCCCCTGTTCCTGTCGCGGAAGCTTAAAG TATGCTCACCGCAAATGTGTGCAGAAATGGTGTAATGAGAAAGGTGACACCACATGTGAGATATGTCTGCAG CAATTTAAACCAGGATATACTGCCCCTCCAAAGTTGTTTCTTTACGGGACTAGTCCTATGAATTTCAG AGGAAACTGGGAGATTTCAAGGCAGGATACCCAAAATCATCAGTATATGGCAATAACTCAAACTGATAATGCTTACCTTAGATCCAACTACAACGACTATGTCACTTCACATGATCGGAGCATTATGTATTGTCGCGTAGTTGCTGCTACA TTCATGATCTGTTTGATTCTTCACCAGTCTATCCTTTATATGACAAGTGGAATTGAGCAGTATTGGATCCCACCTTGCATA CTGTTGCTGCTAAAGATTATTGCCATTGTATTACCATTATGCATTATGTTGAGTGCAGTTATCACATTCTACCAAAGGCGGCAACAGCAG GAAGTGCATCAAGATAGAGTTCTGGAGTCTCAAATGGAGAATGGGCAATTGCACTCTGCAAGTGATGCAGTCCTCTTTTGA
- the LOC122029534 gene encoding ATP synthase subunit beta, mitochondrial has protein sequence MATRRLLSSLIRSSVRRPLPIRSPSPTCPTPTAVPRPSPAGYLLSRVAEYATAAAVSETPSPPPVKTAVGLSGKITDEFTGAGAIGQVCQVIGAVVDVRFDEGLPPILTALEVLDNQIRLVLEVAQHLGENMVRTIAMDGTEGLVRGQRVFNTGSPITVPVGRATLGRIINVIGEPIDERGDIKTNHFLPIHREAPAFVEQATEQQILVTGIKVVDLLAPYQRGGKIGLFGGAGVGKTVLIMELINNVAKAHGGFSVFAGVGERTREGNDLYREMIESGVIKLGDKQNESKCALVYGQMNEPPGARARVGLTGLTVAEHFRDAEGQDVLLFIDNIFRFTQANSEVSALLGRIPSAVGYQPTLATDLGGLQERITTTKKGSITSVQAIYVPADDLTDPAPATTFAHLDATTVLSRQISELGIYPAVDPLDSTSRMLSPHVLGEEHYNTARGVQKVLQNYKNLQDIIAILGMDELSEDDKLTVARARKIQRFLSQPFHVAEVFTGAPGKYVELKESVNSFQGVLDGKYDDLPEQSFYMVGGIEEVIAKAEKIAKESAAS, from the exons ATGGCCACCCGCCGCTTGCTGTCCTCCCTCATCCGCTCCTCCGTCCGCCGCCCCCTTCCCATCAGATCCCCCTCCCCAACATGCCCCACCCCTACGGCTGTCCCTCGCCCCTCACCGGCTGGCTACCTCCTGTCCCGCGTAGCTGAGTACGCCACCGCAGCTGCGGTTTCCGAGACCCCCTCTCCGCCCCCTGTCAAGACTGCAGTCGGGCTAAGTGGCAAAATCACGGACGAATTCACAGGCGCCGGCGCGATCGGGCAGGTATGTCAGGTGATCGGCGCCGTCGTCGATGTCAGGTTTGACGAGGGGCTTCCTCCGATCCTGACGGCGCTGGAGGTGCTCGATAACCAGATCCGTCTGGTTCTAGAGGTCGCCCAGCATCTGGGGGAGAACATGGTGCGGACGATCGCTATGGACGGTACCGAGGGGCTTGTCCGTGGTCAGAGAGTCTTCAACACCGGATCTCCCATCACG GTTCCTGTTGGCAGAGCCACTCTAGGACGCATTATAAATGTTATTGGAGAACCAATCGATGAGAGGGGTGACATAA AGACCAATCATTTCCTTCCCATCCATCGTGAAGCACCTGCTTTTGTTGAACAGGCAACTGAACAACAGATCCTTGTGACTGGAATTAAG GTCGTAGATCTTCTAGCACCATATCAGAGAGGTGGAAAGATTGGACTTTTTGGTGGGGCTGGTGTGGGGAAAACTGTACTTATCATGGAACTGATCAACAATGTTGCAAAGGCCCATG GTGGTTTTTCTGTCTTTGCTGGTGTTGGTGAGCGTACTCGTGAGGGTAATGATCTGTACAGGGAAATGATTGAGAGTGGTGTCATCAAGCTGGGAGATAAACAG AATGAGAGCAAGTGTGCTCTTGTATATGGTCAAATGAATGAGCCTCCCGGTGCTCGTGCACGAGTTGGTTTAACTGGGCTGACTGTTGCTGAGCACTTCCGTGATGCTGAAGGACAGGATGTGCTTCTCTTTATTGACAATATTTTCAGGTTCACGCAA GCAAATTCTGAAGTGTCTGCCTTGCTTGGTCGTATACCATCTGCTGTCGGTTATCAACCAACACTTGCTACTGATCTTGGAGGACTCCAAGAGCGTATTACGACGACAAAGAAGGGTTCCATCACCTCAGTGCAAGCTATTTATGTGCCTGCTGATGACTTGACTGATCCTGCTCCAGCAACTACTTTTGCTCATCTTGATGCAACAACTGTGCTGTCAAGACAG ATTTCCGAGCTTGGCATCTACCCTGCTGTTGATCCTCTTGACTCCACATCAAGAATGCTCTCTCCGCATGTGTTGGGAGAAGAACACTACAACACTGCTAGAGGCGTCCAAAAGGTTCTCCAAAACTATAAGAATCTGCAAGATATTATTGCTATCCTTGGAATGGATGAGCTCAGTGAAGATGATAAGTTGACTGTTGCTCGAGCTCGAAAGATCCAGCGGTTCTTGAGTCAGCCTTTCCATGTTGCTGAAGTTTTTACCGGTGCACCTGGAAAATACGTTGAATTGAAAGAAAGTGTGAACAGCTTCCAG GGTGTTTTGGATGGAAAGTACGATGACCTTCCGGAGCAATCATTTTACATGGTTGGAGGCATTGAAGAAGTCATTGCAAAGGCCGAGAAGATTGCAAAGGAGTCTGCTGCATCATAA